One part of the Quercus lobata isolate SW786 chromosome 7, ValleyOak3.0 Primary Assembly, whole genome shotgun sequence genome encodes these proteins:
- the LOC115952353 gene encoding probable F-box protein At5g04010, with protein sequence MSLNFPITTPPWEVLALVAHYLDPKTLAIASCVCKSWFISMSSDHLWKPICNTHFPNLHFTDLGEQVHHVPYHRLYGIGHTAAKRRVQTPCKPKLSLNNLIFSINIRTKSSNIVTIAKPGEELIFDPNGVFKFDVDNVNYECSSMVAVLEDVKITWNVVLSGWKGVFTMMDCEGKVSFSPGAEGWFSEELPSPGCCSGAVASGVVADLKLGFCSRRESGVGKVKVDKVSVGILSIVNWRYVSVDDGLRYLQHFLVPCDD encoded by the coding sequence ATGTCTCTCAATTTCCCAATCACAACACCCCCATGGGAAGTCCTTGCTCTTGTTGCTCACTACCTTGACCCAAAAACACTAGCCATAGCCTCATGTGTGTGCAAGTCTTGGTTCATTTCCATGTCCTCAGACCACCTTTGGAAGCCAATTTGCAACACCCATTTCCCTAACCTACACTTCACTGACTTGGGTGAACAAGTTCATCATGTTCCATACCATCGTCTCTATGGAATTGGTCACACTGCAGCCAAGCGTCGAGTCCAAACACCATGTAAGCCTAAACTTTCCCTTAACAATCTTATATTCTCTATCAACATCCGTACAAAAAGCTCCAACATTGTCACAATTGCAAAACCGGGTGAAGAACTAATCTTTGATCCAAATGGGGTGTTCAAATTCGACGTTGACAATGTGAACTACGAGTGTTCCTCTATGGTTGCGGTCTTGGAGGATgtgaaaattacatggaatgTGGTTTTGAGTGGGTGGAAAGGGGTGTTTACTATGATGGATTGTGAAGGGAAAGTGAGCTTCTCTCCGGGGGCCGAGGGGTGGTTTTCAGAGGAGTTACCGTCTCCGGGCTGTTGCTCTGGTGCGGTGGCGAGTGGTGTTGTGGCTGATTTGAAGTTGGGGTTTTGTAGTAGGAGGGAGAGTGGTGTTGGGAAGGTTAAGGTGGACAAAGTGAGTGTTGGGATTTTGAGTATTGTGAATTGGAGGTATGTTAGTGTTGATGATGGACTAAGGTACTTGCAGCATTTTCTTGTTCCTTGTGATGACTAA
- the LOC115951424 gene encoding uncharacterized protein LOC115951424, protein MKLRLQQVQQAQQEENRSKGNTEGEGDSQQREIPRRPTTPDEQNSDLLREMRKEMDELRSAIKEKTDRSVDKMVKATDSPFTAAVLDCPVPSKFRLPQLEPFDGLKDPQDHLNTFKTTLGLQQPPDEILYRSFPTTLKGAAREWFTKLSNSSIDNFDQLSSAFLRHFIGGQRPRRPVDYLLTIRQGEKETLRLYVKRFTRETLEVDEADDKVQLTTFKAGLRSRDLVASLAKNPPKTMAEMLLKAQKYMNAEDALAAIKDAERLGDKSKGEDDRRG, encoded by the coding sequence atgaagctGCGGCTCCAGCAGGTTCAACAAGCTCAACAGGAAGAAAACCGGTCCAAGGGTAACACTGAGGGAGAGGGGGATAGCCAACAGAGGGAAATCCCCCGGAGACCAACGACTCCGGACGAACAGAACTCAGATCTTCTTCgggaaatgaggaaagagatggacgaactaaggAGCGCTATCAAGGAAAAGACGGACCGGAGTGTAGACAAAATGGTAAAGGCTACAGATTCGCCCTTCACTGCAGCAGTACTTGATTGCCCCGTGCCGTCAAAGTTTCGCCTGCCTCAATTAGAGCCATTCGACGGACTTAAGGACCCTCaggatcatcttaatacctttaagacgaCTCTGGGTCTCCAGCAGCCACCTGACGAGATATTGTATCGTTCCTTCCCTacgactctcaaaggagctgcaagagaGTGGTTTACTAAGTTATCCAACTCGTCCATAGACAACTTCGATCAGCTGAGTAGTGCTTTTTTGCGCCACTTCATAGGGGGACAACGCCCAAGGAGACCCGTAGATTATTTACTCACCATAAGACAGGGAGAAAAGGAGACTCTGAGGTTATATGTCAAGCGATTCACACGGGAAACTCTGGAGGtggacgaagctgatgacaaggtgcagctgacgaccttcaaagcagggTTGAGATCCAGAGACCTTGTGGCCTCTCTTGCAAAAAACCCCCCGAAGACAATGGCTGAGATGCTCCTGAAGGCCCAAAAGTATATGAACGCGGAAGACGCTCTAGCTGCCATAAAAGATGCTGAGAGACTGGGGGACAAGTCCAAAGGAGAAGACGACCGCAGAGGGTAA
- the LOC115951237 gene encoding uncharacterized protein LOC115951237, which translates to MSSFFQPREKLATVAARSVEAFQTTDEYNTVLFSWYFKGFELLRRYLVKHPSGVNMESLDLEEVDKEMALDEAAQSSAPDGDAPGPATDAPAAVDASADA; encoded by the coding sequence ATGAGCAGCTTCTTTCAGCCTAGGGAGAAGCTTGCAACTGTTGCCGCCAGGTCGGTGGAGGCTTTCCAGACCACTGACGAGTACAATACTGTACTCTTCAGTTGGTATTTCAAAGGCTTTGAGCTGCTCAGGAGGTACCTCGTCAAGCACCCTTCTGGGGTCAACATGGAGAGTTTGGATTTGGAGGAGGTAGATAAGGAGATGGCTTTGGACGAGGCTGCTCAGTCCTCTGCCCCAGATGGTGATGCTCCAGGTCCTGCCACCGATGCCCCTGCCGCCGTGGACGCTTCTGCTGATGCCTGA